A segment of the Triticum urartu cultivar G1812 chromosome 1, Tu2.1, whole genome shotgun sequence genome:
GCGGCAGAGCACCACCCGGCGCTGCAGACGCAAATGAGCAGCACGGCGTCCGATCTCATGCAGCTCACCTCGGGATACACCGACGAGTGCTTCGCGGCGGCGCTGGCCGGAGGGTTCATGGGGCTGGAGGAGACCCTGTGCCAGCAGCAGCCTGGCGCGATGCTCCCCGGCGCCGCCGACGCGGCGACGCAGGGGTGTTACGCGGCCCAGGGAGGTttcttcggcggcggcggcggttgcaCGGGCACCGTGATGCCGATGATGCTGGGGATGGAGGAGATGGGCGAGTACCAGAGGATGATGGAGGGCGGCGCGCTGGTGGACGCCGACTCCGCGGGGCAGATGGCGTTCCCTACCGCCGCAGAGATGCAGGTAGAAACCCCGAACGAATTCGCCAAGAATCGCAATCCGTAGTAGGACAGAGCATGACCGATCGTTTCGCGGTGGTATAGATGGGAGGCAGCGGGAGCCCCGggcggctgccggcggcgggaGAGACCTCGAGCCTGGAGGACACGAGCTTCAAGGCCGCCCGCCTCTCCGTGGAGGAGAGGAAGGAGAAGATCCACCGGTACATCAAGAAGAGGAACGAGCGGAATTTCAGCAAGAAGATCAAGGTGACCCACCAAACCAGAATCAATCACCATTAAACGATCCATGCATGGTCCTCGACGCCGCTGACATATCCGATCGGAAAACTGCAGTACGCGTGCAGGAAAACCTTGGCGGACAGCAGGCCGCGCGTCCGCGGGAGGTTCGCCAAGAACGACGAGTACTGCGAAGCGTCCACGGCGATGGGATCACAGAACCACGAGGAGTACGAGCAGATGGTAAGTCTGGATCAAAATTCATCAATCGCCAGCTCCGGCTCTGATCCGACGAGCATGTCGTCGCTAACGAGTTTTTTCCATTTCAGCCGGGCGTGAAGGCGGAGGACATGCTCGACCCCGACGCGCTGGCGCACATCAGCGGGATGAGCTCCTACATGTACAACCACACGGTGGAGTCGTGGATATAATCTAACTCACGACGAACACGAGCCCCCGCTAATTCCATTTTTTCCCCAACCTATTTTACACGTGCAGATTTTTAACAGCCTGTTTAACTTGATTTTGGTCCCGTGGAATAATTTTGTAGCTCCTGAAGCGGCGAGTTGAATTTACTTACCATGTAGGGTCGGCCGGTCTGTTGTGTCAGTCGAAATCTGCTTTTCGCTTGTTGCAGCTAATTCTTGCAGGTGAATGTGAGGTTTTAGAGTTTGCCGAGGAGTTGTGTTCTTGTTTTTTTTTTAATAGAAAACACAGCTTCAGGGATCATGTATCATTGTATCTGGTCTTGCTCTTTTCCAATTCAACCGAACTCTGAGAATTGTAGGGATACAGGTAGACTATACCGGCGCAAATTTAATTTTTTTTACGGAATAATGAATTGTTGCTACAATACATTATAAGATTTACCACTAAAATGACAATTGCAGAAGCAGAATCGGTGTAGTGTGTCGGTGCAACTGTAGTCATACTACTTTCTCCCCTTGCGGACCCCTCGAATAATTCGTTTATGCGTTGCAGTTGCAGCCGCAGCTCATCGAGTGTGTCCACAATTCAAAGAGGGGTGGTTTTTTTGTCTCCCGAGGCTCAAGGTCTCTCCCATCGCCGACACGACCCATCAGATCACTAGATTCGAATGGGCAACCTTGGACATGGCGTGAAGTAACAATAGGTTTTCAGATTTTCCAAACCGGTTAACCTTAAAACGTCCGCCCCTCCCCTTATATCGACATCCCATAATGCGCT
Coding sequences within it:
- the LOC125529132 gene encoding zinc finger protein CONSTANS-LIKE 4-like isoform X1 — protein: MDAELSCANADTTEGISSPIAAHILDFCDDGSGGGDLFGAVNAASDVFAASSEDASSSSTTTPPLCSHGDNMSSGAAAATTTATFSPLPSLDSTLSALLEEDQPPGPDAELLLPIDYAFAAAAAGTDETQTEQQQFGQMVLPVVTAAEHHPALQTQMSSTASDLMQLTSGYTDECFAAALAGGFMGLEETLCQQQPGAMLPGAADAATQGCYAAQGGFFGGGGGCTGTVMPMMLGMEEMGEYQRMMEGGALVDADSAGQMAFPTAAEMQMGGSGSPGRLPAAGETSSLEDTSFKAARLSVEERKEKIHRYIKKRNERNFSKKIKYACRKTLADSRPRVRGRFAKNDEYCEASTAMGSQNHEEYEQMPGVKAEDMLDPDALAHISGMSSYMYNHTVESWI
- the LOC125529132 gene encoding zinc finger protein CONSTANS-LIKE 4-like isoform X3, translating into MLDDDQSFTEGISSPIAAHILDFCDDGSGGGDLFGAVNAASDVFAASSEDASSSSTTTPPLCSHGDNMSSGAAAATTTATFSPLPSLDSTLSALLEEDQPPGPDAELLLPIDYAFAAAAAGTDETQTEQQQFGQMVLPVVTAAEHHPALQTQMSSTASDLMQLTSGYTDECFAAALAGGFMGLEETLCQQQPGAMLPGAADAATQGCYAAQGGFFGGGGGCTGTVMPMMLGMEEMGEYQRMMEGGALVDADSAGQMAFPTAAEMQMGGSGSPGRLPAAGETSSLEDTSFKAARLSVEERKEKIHRYIKKRNERNFSKKIKYACRKTLADSRPRVRGRFAKNDEYCEASTAMGSQNHEEYEQMPGVKAEDMLDPDALAHISGMSSYMYNHTVESWI
- the LOC125529132 gene encoding zinc finger protein CONSTANS-LIKE 4-like isoform X2, with the protein product MVANSSICILQEGISSPIAAHILDFCDDGSGGGDLFGAVNAASDVFAASSEDASSSSTTTPPLCSHGDNMSSGAAAATTTATFSPLPSLDSTLSALLEEDQPPGPDAELLLPIDYAFAAAAAGTDETQTEQQQFGQMVLPVVTAAEHHPALQTQMSSTASDLMQLTSGYTDECFAAALAGGFMGLEETLCQQQPGAMLPGAADAATQGCYAAQGGFFGGGGGCTGTVMPMMLGMEEMGEYQRMMEGGALVDADSAGQMAFPTAAEMQMGGSGSPGRLPAAGETSSLEDTSFKAARLSVEERKEKIHRYIKKRNERNFSKKIKYACRKTLADSRPRVRGRFAKNDEYCEASTAMGSQNHEEYEQMPGVKAEDMLDPDALAHISGMSSYMYNHTVESWI